A stretch of the Schistocerca serialis cubense isolate TAMUIC-IGC-003099 chromosome 2, iqSchSeri2.2, whole genome shotgun sequence genome encodes the following:
- the LOC126455915 gene encoding piggyBac transposable element-derived protein 3-like: MGGVDHHDWLVGKYAMIIRGKKWYWVLFTRMLEMALVNAWLFYRLVHGENALDLLDLRHAVTVTYLKLDTGRLNIRRTMEYPSSQLRVIPDIRFDGIGHMVDKRSTQR; this comes from the coding sequence atgggaggtgttgaccaccatgactggttagttggaaaatatgcAATGATAATTAGAGGGAAAAAATGGTACTGGGTCCTATTTACACGTATGCTGGAAATGGCCCTCGTAAATGCCTGGCTCTTCTACAGACTAGTACATGGGGAAAATGCACTGGATTTACTGGATTTAAGACatgctgttacagttacatacctgaaattggacactggaagactGAATATTAGACGTAcaatggaatacccatcaagtcagttgagagtgataccagacatcaggtttgatggaattggtcatatggttgacaaaagaagcacgcaaaggtga